From Ignisphaera aggregans DSM 17230, the proteins below share one genomic window:
- a CDS encoding conserved hypothetical protein (KEGG: smr:Smar_1074 hypothetical protein~SPTR: A3DNG2 Putative uncharacterized protein) encodes MKKKCNSDDKMSIEEILNMLIETEYSYSKELKAIAEKIKHPTLSAILLAIAKDSEKHGDLYKAILKLMKDVQPMLSQEELSLIRKEIDRHIETENRMIESSKKLLDRIDDPRIKILLEIVYEDEVKHHRALINIRDRIAKVETIEEEDIWMEIWKHSPWHGGPGG; translated from the coding sequence TTGAAGAAAAAATGTAATAGTGATGATAAGATGAGTATCGAGGAAATTCTAAATATGCTGATAGAAACAGAATATAGCTATTCTAAGGAATTGAAAGCTATAGCAGAAAAGATAAAACATCCAACATTATCTGCAATACTATTAGCTATAGCAAAGGATTCAGAGAAACACGGAGATCTCTATAAAGCAATACTTAAGTTAATGAAAGATGTACAGCCAATGTTATCACAAGAAGAATTATCATTAATAAGAAAAGAGATAGATAGACATATAGAGACAGAGAATAGAATGATTGAAAGTTCAAAGAAGCTCTTAGATAGAATTGATGATCCAAGGATAAAGATATTGTTAGAAATAGTATATGAAGATGAAGTAAAGCATCATAGAGCTCTTATAAATATAAGGGATAGAATAGCAAAAGTAGAAACCATAGAAGAAGAGGATATATGGATGGAAATATGGAAACATAGCCCTTGGCATGGAGGACCAGGAGGATGA
- a CDS encoding dCTP deaminase (COGs: COG0717 Deoxycytidine deaminase~InterPro IPR008180:IPR011962~KEGG: sto:ST0226 deoxycytidine triphosphate deaminase~PFAM: deoxyUTP pyrophosphatase~SPTR: Q976G3 Probable deoxycytidine triphosphate deaminase~TIGRFAM: deoxycytidine triphosphate deaminase~PFAM: dUTPase~TIGRFAM: deoxycytidine triphosphate deaminase), translating into MILSDFDLKNYIKSGRIVIEPFDESIVRENGLDLRLGDEICELMGIEEVLDPYTASDISKYYNCHKIDEFIVKPYNKYLLTTLEYIRVPPELMAFVELRSTFARLGLAIPPTIIDGGFEGQITIELHGSAFPIKLRKGTRFLHIVFSKVTSPIERPYSGKYQRQRGVKLPHLPID; encoded by the coding sequence ATGATACTCTCAGATTTTGATCTTAAAAACTATATAAAATCTGGACGAATAGTTATAGAACCATTTGACGAGTCTATAGTTAGAGAGAATGGGCTTGATCTAAGACTTGGAGACGAAATTTGTGAATTAATGGGTATTGAAGAGGTATTAGATCCGTATACAGCTTCAGATATTTCAAAATATTATAACTGTCATAAAATCGATGAATTCATAGTTAAGCCATACAATAAATATCTTTTAACAACACTTGAATACATTAGAGTTCCGCCAGAGCTTATGGCATTTGTTGAACTTAGATCTACATTTGCAAGACTTGGACTAGCTATTCCTCCAACAATTATTGATGGAGGTTTTGAAGGGCAAATAACAATAGAGCTACATGGATCTGCCTTTCCAATAAAACTTAGAAAAGGAACAAGATTTCTACATATAGTATTCTCAAAGGTTACAAGTCCTATAGAAAGACCTTATAGTGGTAAGTATCAAAGACAACGAGGTGTAAAGCTGCCTCATCTTCCAATAGACTAA